The segment CGTCGGGACGACCCTCCAGGTGCAGCCCGCGGCCTCGCTCGCCGGGATGGCGGCCGAGGCCGGGGCGCGGCTGATCATCGTCAACGCGGAGGAGACCCCGTACGACTCCCTGGCCGACGAGGTGATCCGCGAGCCGATCGGCACCGCCCTCCCGGCCCTCCTGGCCCGGTTCGCCTAGACCCTCTCCTCCCCGTCGGCCGCGCGCCGCATGGCCGCCACGTCGAGCTTCTTCATCTGCAACATCGCGGCGGTGGCGCGGGCCGCCCGGCCCGGGTCCGGGTCACTGATCAGGTCGATGGCGCCGGGCGGGATGACCTGCCAGGAGACCCCGAACCGGTCCTTGACCCAGCCGCAGGCCGACTCCTGCCCGCCGTCGCCGGTCAGCGCGGCGTAGTAGTAGTCCGCCTCGGCTTCGTCGGAGCAGTGGATCTGGAAGGAGATGGCCTCGGTGAAGGGGAACTGGGGGCCGCCGTTGAGTCCGATGAACCGCTGGCCGTTGATCTCGAACTCGACGACCATCACCTCCCCGGCCGGGCCCGGGCCGGCCTCGGTGTAGCGGACGGTGCGCAGGATCCGGCCGTCCTTGAAGACGGAGAGGTAGTAGTCGGCGGCGGCCTCCGCGTCGCCGTCGAACCACAGACAGGTGGTGAAGCCGTTGCTGGTCATGGCCGCTGCCTCCAGGTGGTGGGTGGGCGAAGGCCGGGCGGCCTTCCCCCACATACGGACCGGCCCCGCGCCCGGAACTCATCGGTGGGCGCGGGGCCGGTCCGTACTTTCACCCGTCCGGGCTACACGGCTACTTCTGGAGCATCCGGTCGACGACCCGCTCGGCGGCGCGGCCGTCGTCGAGGTCGCAGAACTCGGCGCGGAACGCCTTCCGCGCCCCGGCGAACCGGGCGGCCACGGCGTCGGCGTCGCGGACGGCCTCGATCAGTGCGGCCGAGTCCTTCAGCAGCGGGCCGGGGGCCTTCTCCTCCAGATCGAAGGTGAAGCCGCGCAGGGTGTCGCGGTAGTGCTCCAGGTCGTACGTGAACAGCAGGATCGGCTTGTCGGTCAGCGCGAAGTCGAACAGCGCGGAGGAGTAGTCCGAGATCAGCACGTCGGCGACGAGCAGCAGGTCCGTGGTGTCGGGCCAGCGGGACACGTCCACGACGAACCCGTCGCGCACGCCGTCGCGGAGCTGCTCCTTCACCAGGTGGTGGCCGCGGACGAGCAGGACGTGGTCCTCGCCGAGCTCGCGGCGGGCCGCGGCCAGGTCGATGCGCAGGTCGAGCTTGTAGCCGCCGCTCCAGTCCTCGCGGTTCTCGCGCCAGGTCGGCAGGTAGAGGACGACCTTCTTGCCCTCGGGCAGGCCGAGCCGCCTGCGGACCTCGGCGATCCGCTCCGCGTCGGGACGTACCAGCGCGTCGGTGCGCGGGCTGCCGGACTCGACGACCTCGCCGTCGTAGCCGAGGGCCCGCTTGAGGATGGGGGTGGCGTACGAGCTCGGGGAGGCGAGCAGCGTCCACTGGGCGCTGTCGTGGGCCAGCCCCTCCAGCACCTCGGGGCTGGTGTAGTAGTCGTGCGTGAAGTCGTAGCCGATCTGCTTGAGCGGCGTGCCGTGCCAGGTCTGGACGACGGTCTGGCCCGGGCGGCGCCGGAAGGTCATCGGCACGCTGTCGTTGACGACGTAGTAGCGGGCGCGGGCCAGGACCTCCCAGGCCTCCAGGCTGCCGTACTGGACGGCACGGGCGGTCGGCGGGACCTCGGCGCGGCCGTCGCGGACCAGCCAGACGTGGTCCAGCTTCTCGCCCCGGCGCACGAGTTCCTCGTGGATGGCGCGGGGCGAGTCGCCCGCGCCGTTGCCGCGGAAGGTGTCGTAGACGGCCAGGTCCTTGACCGGGAGCTGCCGCTGCGCCGGGTAGGTCTCGTCGCGGGCGACGCGCTGGGCGTAGCGGGAGCGGTCGTGCGGGCTCAGCAGCGGGTCGCTGACCAGGGCCATCCGGTCGTGGTGGCGGGCCTCGACGCGCATGCGGCGGCCCAGGACCGTGACCGGGTGGGGGCCGGTGGTCAGCGCGGGGGCGATCAGCTGGACGGGGGCTCCGCGGTCGACGCCGAGCAGGCCGGCGGTGGTGCCGCCCTGGCTCACCGGGCGCAGGGTCGGCCACCAGCGGCCCTGCGGGAGGGTGGTGCGGCCGGCGTACGGCTCGGGGAGCACGGGCTCGAAGGTGGCTTCGAAGCGGTCCCCGTCGCGGGTGACGGGGTAGCTGAACTCGGTGCCGTGGTGGTCGTGCAGGACCAGCTCGTACGGCTCGTCGGCACTGTCCGCGGGGGCGCGGAAGGTGCCGCGCAGGGTCAGCGTGCCGTTCTCGGCGGAGACGGTGTCGACGAGCGGCGGGGAGGGCTGGACGGAGAGGACGAGGTGGCCGCTCTTGGCGCGCTTGGCGAAGACCGCGAGGTCGGTGTCCTCGCCGGGGAGCGGTACGGCCAGGCCCGCGAAGCCGCCGCGTTCGTCGTGGACCAGGGGGTGGCGGGTGCCGTCGGGGCGGACCACGGTCAGGGTCCAGGCTTCGGGGGTCCATTCGCCGGGAGCCCGCGTGGCAGGGGCGACGGAGCCGAGTCCGGCGAGCGGGACGACGGCGGTGAAGGGGACGCGGCCGCCGGACGCGGCGCTGCCCAGGGCGAGCGGGATGTCGAGGCCCGCGCCGGTGCCTGCGTGTTCGGCGCGCAGGATGATGCCCTCGCCGGCGCCGGGGGCCAGCTCGCCGGTCAGTTCGAGGGCGTCGTCGCCGTGGGGGCGGACGTCCAGGACGCGGGCGCGGACGATCTCGACCTGGACGGTGAGGACGCCCGTGACGGTCGGCAGGATGCGGACGTCGGGGGTGGCCCAGTAGGCGGGCGGGTTCATCCCGCTGTCGTGCTCACCGCCCTTGAGGCGGGCCCGGTGCAGGCCGCCGGGGCCGGTGACGGCGATGGAGGTGGTCCATATGCCCTCGCGCCACTTGCCGCCGGACTGGAAGAGGGTGGGTTCGACGACGGCGGTGAAGCCGGCCCAGTCTGCGTGCCGCAGGGCGAGGTGGGGGGAGTTCACGGTGGCCATCGGGGAGGCCACCGTGCGGGTGGGGACGACCGTGCGGCGGCGCTTGCCCTGCTCGCGGAAGACCAGCATCTTGCGGGAGGCCAGGCGGCTCTCGGCGCCCATGTGGCCGGGGAGGGCGTAGCCGCGCAGCAGCAGCTTGCCGTCGCTCCAGGCGGCCTGCTCCAGCCGGCTGACGACGCGGCGCTCGCGCGGGCCGAGGGTCAGCAGCTTCGGGGGGACGGGCGCCTTGAGGAAGGGGTAGTCGGCCTGCGGGCGGGCCAGGCCCTTGACCGGCACGCTGTAGGAGAAGTCCCGCTGGTGGTGCAGGAGGGCGATGAACTCCTCGACGCGGCCCTCGCGGGCCAGGTAGGCCTTGAGCCGGTCGGCGACGGTGAGGTCGCTCCACGGTCCGGTGCCGATCTCGCGGATGAGGCCGCCCACCTCCTTGACGAAGGCGGCGCGGAAGTCGTCGCCGCCTTCGGCGACGTACTTGTAGATGAGCGGAAGTTCCTCACTCAGCACGTTGTGGTCGTAGTCGCGCAGGTAGCGGGCGTACTTCTCGCCCGTCTTGCCGAGCAGGGCCTCGCGGACCAGGCGGACGGAGGTCACGCGGTCGATCACGGAGACCGGGTCGGTGGAGCGCTGGGTGATGGACCGCTCGCCGGTCTCGCGGACGCGCCAGTGGTAGACGCAGTCGCTGATCACGTCGACGCTCGTGGCGAAGTAGTGCGCCGGGATGCTGACGGGGGCGTCCTCGTAGAGGATGCCCTCGGGGTACTGGAAGCCGTGCTCTTCCCAGAAGCCGCGCCGGTAGACCTTGTTCCAGGCGGTGCGGTCGGTGACCAGCGCCGGGAACTTGGAGATGTGGGTCTTCAGGCGGGTGTTCGCGAACGCGACGCGGTGGCCCCAGGACTGCTGCATGCCGACGGAGCGGAAGCGCTTGACGTTGCCCGCGGCGAAGTCGGAGCCGCTCGCGTCGAGGGCGTCGATCAGCTTCTGGTAGGCGTCCGGGGGCATGGTGTCGTCGCTGTCGACGAAGGCGACGTACTCGCTGTCCGGCGAGGCGTGCCGGAAGCCTACGTTCCGCGCGGCACCGAGGCCGGCGTTCTTCTGCAGGACGACCCGGAAGCGCTTGTCACGCTCAGCGAAGGCCTCGGCTATGACCGCACTGCTGTCCGTGGACCCGTCGTCGACGATGACGACTTCGAAGTCGTCGAACGTCTGAGCTGCAAGGGATTCCAGGCACTCGTCGAGGTAGAGCTCGACGTTGTAGGAGGGAACGACGATGCTCAGGCGCGGGGGCATGGGTGACGGGTTCTCCAGCGTTTTTATCTTTGTCGACCGGGTTGATGATCAGCCAATTACAGCATCTTACTCTGTAACAGGATGATAAAGCTGACCCATCTCGGACATATCGCTCGGTCCGCCGGGACGGGCGGCAAAGAATTCAGCCGCCCGCCACCGTGCCGTCACGGCCCTCCGCGGGCCGCCCGCCGGAGCCGTCAGACCTCCAGGCCCTCCTCGATCTTCTTCAGCTGGTGCCGGGCCATGGCCAGATTGGCCCTGTTCCGGTCGAGCGCGAGGTAGAGGAAGAAGCCCTCGCTGTTGCGGCCCTTCATCAGCCGGATCAGGTGGTACTGGCTGCCGAGAGTGATCAGGATGTCCTCGATCTCGTCCTTCAGGCCGAGCATCTCCATGGTGCGGACCTTGGCCCGCACCACGTCGGTGTTGCCGGCCGCGGCCACCGTCAGGTCCAGGTCCTTGCCGCCGCCGACGTGGCCGAGGGCCATGCCGCTGCCGTAGTCGACGAGGGCCGCGCCGATCGCGCCCTCGATGCTGGTGGTGGCTTCCTTGAGGGCGGTTTCCACGTTGGCCATGGGGGATTCCTTTGCAGTCGTTTGCTTTTTGGCTGGTTCTGGCCTGTCGGCCGGGAGCGGTCAGGGACGGTCCGGGGCCGGCGCCTCGGGGCCTGACCTGCGGCCCAGGCTGTGCTCGATGAGCTCGGTTATCCGGAGGCTGGAGCGGCGCGCCTCCAGGTGGAGGCGGCCGACGTTGACGCGCGGCTCGGCGGTCAGGGTGAGGACGGCCGCCTCGCCCGCGGCGTACGTGGCGACGTAGCCGTGCTCGCCGCGTACGAGCAGTTCGCGGAAGCCGCCCTGGCCGGTGCAGTCGCTCAGCCGCTGGGCCACGCCGAGGGCGGCGGCGGTCAGCGCGGCGACGGACTCGGCTTCGGTGGTCGCGCTGTCCTGCGCCAGGACCAGGCCGTCGGCGCTCGCGGCGAGCGCCCCGCTGAGCTGGGGCACCCGGGCCCGCAGCCGCCGGAGCTCGGCGAGTATCTCGGCTTCGGCCTCGGCGGGCAGCATCACCGTGTTCATGTCGGCCTTCCTCCCTTCGGGCGGCCTCCGCTCGGAACGGTCGGCTCGCAGAACCGGTCGGAGCGGGAGCCTCACAGGCTTGCCTCCAGTGCGTCGCGTAACCGGCGGAGCAGCGCCACGTCCGGGGGTTGGGCCTGGGTCATCCAGTCGGGCAAGGGTGGGGCCGGCGCCGGGGCCGGCCGGGTGTGCGGTGTCTCGACGAGCCCGGCGGCCGCGAGTCTTCGTACGTCGAGCAGGGTGTGGAAGGCCGGCCGGCCCAGCACCCACGCCAGGTCGGCCGGGGTCCGTACGCCGTCCGCCTGGGCGAGCAGGGCCCGTTGCCGGGCGGTGACGATCTGCCCGGGCGCGGCCGGCCGGGGCACCACCGGGGCGGTGTCGAGCTGCGGGTAGGGCCACACGGCGTCGAGCAGCTCGCGGCGGCGGCGGGTCTCGCGCTCCACGGCGGCGGCCGGGACGGAGCGCATGGAGCCGATCCAGTGGGTGGCGCCGCGGCGGAAGCGGGAGGGGCCGCTGCCCGGGGAGAGGGCGAAGAAGGCGGCGTCGAATATCGCGGCCAGGTGGCAGATCTCCAGCTCGCCGCCGGCCAGGCCCCCGCTGTCCACGAGGAACCGGGCGACCTGCCGGGTGGCGCCGGCTTCGCTCAGGGCCTCGTTCCAGCGCTCGGGCGCCAGGCCCCCGCCGGTGGTGAGCAGCACGTCCAGGCCCGGCGTGGAGGGGCTCTCGGCGTGCACGATGCGGCCGTCCTCCAGGAAGAGGGTGCCGCGGTCGCGCAGCAGGGCGCCGGTGGCGCGCTCGGCGGCGAGCCGGGTCAGCAGCGGGGAGACGGCGGCGAGGCCCTGTACGGGAACGGTGGTCACCGGAGCACCAGCCCTTCGGCGAGGGCGCGGAGTCTGTGCCGGGCGAGCGCGAGGTTGCCCTCGGCGCGGTCGAGCCAGAGGTGGAGGAAGACGCTGCTGTCGAAGCTGGTCTCCACGAAGCGCAGCACGTGGTAGCCGGTGCGGGTGGTGACGATCAGGTCCTCCACGGGCGGGCCCGCCGGTCCCGCCCCGGCCGGCGCCGGCGCGGGGGCGGGCTGGGCGAAGGACTCGTACTCGGCGGCCGCCCGGGCCAGCTCGGCGGTCTCGGCGGCGGTGGTCTCGTGGTCGCCCACGGGGGACTCCCCGACGGTGCCGAGGGCCAGTCCGCTGCTCCAGTCGACCAGCGCGGCCCCCCGCGCACCCGGCAGGGCCATGGCTTCGAGCAGGCATTCGTCGATCCCGGGCACGCGGGCTCCCCTCCCGGCCGAACGCGCTGGGCACACGTTCGTCGTACGGCGTGACAGGAGGGAACTTACTCAAGTTCCACACTGCGGAAGGGGGTTCTGGCATTTTCCGCGGGAACATGCGCGGTCCGGCACGACAGCTTGGCCGGAACCCGTTCGTTTTTGATCAAGAGTGCCCGGCGAACCCTACGGCCGGGCCGGCGCCTGCGGATGCGGATGCGGGTGGCGGGCCGACTCCAGCAGGTACGGCACGTCGATCACCGCGATGCCCGGGGTGAACAGCAGCCTCGCCTTGAGCCGCAGCGCGTTCTGGTTGTGCAGGGGCTGCTCCCACCAGTGGCCGACGACGTACTCGGGGATGACCACCGAGAGCATGTCGGTGCCTTCGGCCGCGGCCTCCTCCTCCAGGTACGCCACCACGGGTGCGACCACCTCGCGGTACGGCGAGTGCAGCACCTTCAGCGGCATGCCGGGGTCGATCTCCGCCCAGGCCTGGCGCAGCCGCTGCGCCTCCTGCTCGTCGGCGGCCACGGACAGCGCGCTGAGGGTGTCGGGCCGCAGCCCCTGGGCGTAGCCGAGGGCCTTGAGCGTCGGCGCGTGGACGTTGGCGACGAGGACGACGACGTGGTGGCGGGCCGGTTTGCGCGGCCGGTCGCCGGGTGCGACGGCCACCTGTCCGGCGACCTGGTCGTAGTGCCGGCGGACCCCTTTCATGCCGGCGAAGAGGGCGGGCATGGCGATGACGACCAGCCAGGCGCCGTGCGTGAACTTGGTGATCAGGACGATGACCAGGACCACGGCGGTCATCAGCGCGCCGACCGCGTTGATGGCGAGCCGGCGGTGGATGTGGACCCGCCCGGTGCGCGGGGTGGCCGGGTCGGCGAGGGCGCGCCGCCAGTGCCGGACCATGCCGGCCTGCGAGAGGGTGAAGGAGACGAAGACCCCGATGATGTAGAGCTGGATGAGGCGGGTCAGCTGGGCGTCGAAGGCGACGATGAGGGCGATGGCGGCGAGGGCGAGCAGGACGACGCCGTTGGAGTAGACGAGCCGGTCGCCGCGGTTGTAGAGCTGGCGGGGCGCGTAGTGGTCCTTGGCGAGGATCGAGGCCAGCATCGGGAAGCCGTTGAAGGCGGTGTTGGCGGCGAGGACCAGGACGCCCGCGGTGGCGGCCTGGAGCAGGTAGAAGAGGAAGTCCAGGTCCCCGAAGGTGGCGCGGCCGATCTGGGCGAGGGCGGTGGACATAGGGGTGCCCGGGGGCAGGCCGAGTTCGGTGGGGTCGGCGGCGACGTGCACCCGGTAGGCCATGGCGAGGGCGGTGATCCCGGCGAACATGGTCACGGACAGCACGCCCATCGCGGCGAGCGTGGTCGCCGCGTTCTTCGCCTTGGGCTTCTGGAAGGCGGGCACTCCGTTGCTGATGGCCTCGACTCCGGTGAGGGCGGTACAGCCGGAGGCGAAGGCGCGCAGGGCGAGGAAGACGACGGCGATGCCGGTGTAGGTGCCGGCGGCGTCGATCGGGAGGTGGGCGGACTCGGCCCGGATGGTGGCGCCGGTGCCGATGCGGACGGCGGCGACGGCGAACATGACGTAGATGACGAGTACGAACCCGTAGGTGGGGATGGCGAAGACGCGCCCGGACTCCCGTACCCCGCGCAGGTTCATCAGCGTCAGGAGGACCACGAAGGTGACGGAGAGGGCGACCTGGTGGTCGTTGAGGGAGGGGATCGCCGAGGTGATCGCGGCGACCCCGGAGACCACGGACACGGCGACGGTCATCACGTAGTCGACGAGCAGGGCGCTGGCGGCGGTGAGGGCCGCGGTGGGGCCCAGGTTCTCGGAGCTGACGACGTAGGCACCGCCGCCGCCGGGGTAGGCGTGGCAGGTCTGCCGGTAGGAGGCGACGACGACCACCAGCAGGAAGACGATCGCGGCGGCCGCGTACCACGCGAGGTGGAGCAGCGCGACTCCGCCGAGGGCGAGGATCAGCAGGATCTCCTCGGTGGCGTAGGCCACGGAGGAGAGCGGGTCGCTGCAGAAGATGGGCAGCGCGAGCCGCTTGGGCAGCAGGGTCTCGCCCAGGCGCGCGGTGTCGAGCGGCTCACCGACCAGCAAGCGTTTCGCATTGATTCGCCTCATTCCGCGATGGATATCCACTTCCAGCGGATTTCAGACGTTCAGGGCGGGTGCTCCGCCGGGTCGGCGTCCCCCGGACGGCCCAGGGGCGATCTTGACGGGGCGCTGCGGTGGTGATCCGGTCGGCCGCCGCGCGGTCATCCGTGCGGGACGGCCGGCCCTTGCGCAAGGAGACGGCCGTGGTGGCATCCGTCGGCCCGGCCCGCGGCCGTCACATCCGGGCGGCCGCGCTGCGGATGGCCTCGCGGATGCGGAAGTAGGTGCCGCAGCGGCAGATGTTGGCGATGGCGTCGATGTCCTCGTCCGTGGGCTCGGCGGTCCGCTGGAGCAGGGCCACGGCGGCCATGATCTGCCCGGGCTGGCAGTAGCCGCACTGGGCGACGTCCTGTTCGAGCCAGGCCTCCTGGACGGGGTGGAGCCGGTCCCCGTCCGCCAGCCCCTCGATGGTGGTGACCCGCTTGCCGGCGCAGGCGGAGACCGGCACCACGCAGGGGCGGACGTCCACGCCGTCGAGGTGGCTGGTGCAGGCCTTGCAGACGTCCACCCCGCAGCCGTACTTGGGCCCGGTGATCCCGAGCAGGTCGCGGAGCACCCACAGCAGGGGGAGGTCGTCGGGCGCGTCGACGGTGACACTGCGGCCGTTGACGGTGAAGGTGTGCGAGGGCACGGCGGCGTACTCCAGGGGTCAGCGCGGGTAGGGGGTGAAGTCGACGTCGAAGTCCAGGGGGAAGCTGCGCGGCTTGGAACCGGTGGCCCGGGCCCAGGCGTTGGCGATGGCCCCCACGGCGGCGGGCAGGCCGAGCTCGCCCGCCCCGCCCGGCTCGGTTCCGGTAGCCGGGAGCACGAAGACCCGGACGTCCTTCGGGGTGTCGCGCTGCTTCGCCCAGTGGAACTGGCTGTAACTGCCTTCCAGCGGGAGTCCCTTGTCCAGGTGCAGTCCGGCGCACAGGGTGGTGGAGATGGCGTCGGTGAGGCCGCCGATCATCTGGGCCTCCAGCCCGCGGGGGTTGACCGGCAGGCCGACGTCGACGGCGATGACCGCCCGGGTGACGCGGACGTGCTCGCGGTCGCGGGCGTCGATCTCCACCAGGCAGGCGGTGCGCGACTTGTACTCCTCGTGGAAGGCGATCCCCTGCGCGCAGCCCGCCGGGAGGGCCCGCCCCCACTGCCCCTCGGTGGCGGCCTTGTCGAGCACGGCGCGCTGGGCGTCGGTCTTGAGGAAGGTGCGGCGGAAGCGGTACGGGTCCTTGCCCGTGGCCGCGGCCA is part of the Streptomyces katrae genome and harbors:
- a CDS encoding VOC family protein yields the protein MTSNGFTTCLWFDGDAEAAADYYLSVFKDGRILRTVRYTEAGPGPAGEVMVVEFEINGQRFIGLNGGPQFPFTEAISFQIHCSDEAEADYYYAALTGDGGQESACGWVKDRFGVSWQVIPPGAIDLISDPDPGRAARATAAMLQMKKLDVAAMRRAADGEERV
- a CDS encoding bifunctional glycosyltransferase/CDP-glycerol:glycerophosphate glycerophosphotransferase; translation: MPPRLSIVVPSYNVELYLDECLESLAAQTFDDFEVVIVDDGSTDSSAVIAEAFAERDKRFRVVLQKNAGLGAARNVGFRHASPDSEYVAFVDSDDTMPPDAYQKLIDALDASGSDFAAGNVKRFRSVGMQQSWGHRVAFANTRLKTHISKFPALVTDRTAWNKVYRRGFWEEHGFQYPEGILYEDAPVSIPAHYFATSVDVISDCVYHWRVRETGERSITQRSTDPVSVIDRVTSVRLVREALLGKTGEKYARYLRDYDHNVLSEELPLIYKYVAEGGDDFRAAFVKEVGGLIREIGTGPWSDLTVADRLKAYLAREGRVEEFIALLHHQRDFSYSVPVKGLARPQADYPFLKAPVPPKLLTLGPRERRVVSRLEQAAWSDGKLLLRGYALPGHMGAESRLASRKMLVFREQGKRRRTVVPTRTVASPMATVNSPHLALRHADWAGFTAVVEPTLFQSGGKWREGIWTTSIAVTGPGGLHRARLKGGEHDSGMNPPAYWATPDVRILPTVTGVLTVQVEIVRARVLDVRPHGDDALELTGELAPGAGEGIILRAEHAGTGAGLDIPLALGSAASGGRVPFTAVVPLAGLGSVAPATRAPGEWTPEAWTLTVVRPDGTRHPLVHDERGGFAGLAVPLPGEDTDLAVFAKRAKSGHLVLSVQPSPPLVDTVSAENGTLTLRGTFRAPADSADEPYELVLHDHHGTEFSYPVTRDGDRFEATFEPVLPEPYAGRTTLPQGRWWPTLRPVSQGGTTAGLLGVDRGAPVQLIAPALTTGPHPVTVLGRRMRVEARHHDRMALVSDPLLSPHDRSRYAQRVARDETYPAQRQLPVKDLAVYDTFRGNGAGDSPRAIHEELVRRGEKLDHVWLVRDGRAEVPPTARAVQYGSLEAWEVLARARYYVVNDSVPMTFRRRPGQTVVQTWHGTPLKQIGYDFTHDYYTSPEVLEGLAHDSAQWTLLASPSSYATPILKRALGYDGEVVESGSPRTDALVRPDAERIAEVRRRLGLPEGKKVVLYLPTWRENREDWSGGYKLDLRIDLAAARRELGEDHVLLVRGHHLVKEQLRDGVRDGFVVDVSRWPDTTDLLLVADVLISDYSSALFDFALTDKPILLFTYDLEHYRDTLRGFTFDLEEKAPGPLLKDSAALIEAVRDADAVAARFAGARKAFRAEFCDLDDGRAAERVVDRMLQK
- a CDS encoding roadblock/LC7 domain-containing protein, whose amino-acid sequence is MLPAEAEAEILAELRRLRARVPQLSGALAASADGLVLAQDSATTEAESVAALTAAALGVAQRLSDCTGQGGFRELLVRGEHGYVATYAAGEAAVLTLTAEPRVNVGRLHLEARRSSLRITELIEHSLGRRSGPEAPAPDRP
- a CDS encoding APC family permease, encoding MRRINAKRLLVGEPLDTARLGETLLPKRLALPIFCSDPLSSVAYATEEILLILALGGVALLHLAWYAAAAIVFLLVVVVASYRQTCHAYPGGGGAYVVSSENLGPTAALTAASALLVDYVMTVAVSVVSGVAAITSAIPSLNDHQVALSVTFVVLLTLMNLRGVRESGRVFAIPTYGFVLVIYVMFAVAAVRIGTGATIRAESAHLPIDAAGTYTGIAVVFLALRAFASGCTALTGVEAISNGVPAFQKPKAKNAATTLAAMGVLSVTMFAGITALAMAYRVHVAADPTELGLPPGTPMSTALAQIGRATFGDLDFLFYLLQAATAGVLVLAANTAFNGFPMLASILAKDHYAPRQLYNRGDRLVYSNGVVLLALAAIALIVAFDAQLTRLIQLYIIGVFVSFTLSQAGMVRHWRRALADPATPRTGRVHIHRRLAINAVGALMTAVVLVIVLITKFTHGAWLVVIAMPALFAGMKGVRRHYDQVAGQVAVAPGDRPRKPARHHVVVLVANVHAPTLKALGYAQGLRPDTLSALSVAADEQEAQRLRQAWAEIDPGMPLKVLHSPYREVVAPVVAYLEEEAAAEGTDMLSVVIPEYVVGHWWEQPLHNQNALRLKARLLFTPGIAVIDVPYLLESARHPHPHPQAPARP
- a CDS encoding (2Fe-2S)-binding protein codes for the protein MPSHTFTVNGRSVTVDAPDDLPLLWVLRDLLGITGPKYGCGVDVCKACTSHLDGVDVRPCVVPVSACAGKRVTTIEGLADGDRLHPVQEAWLEQDVAQCGYCQPGQIMAAVALLQRTAEPTDEDIDAIANICRCGTYFRIREAIRSAAARM